From Meles meles chromosome 5, mMelMel3.1 paternal haplotype, whole genome shotgun sequence, one genomic window encodes:
- the LOC123942168 gene encoding allatostatin-A receptor-like: protein MEPNATFTATGLTATPERWLRFLFAGLCGLILLVGLPANGLMLLVAGRNSGTSRPLHALTNSLMVNITLSDLLFVACVVPVLLLSFLRRDWWLGPVICTASQATNNATMFCTFYSMVATAFLRHVAVARPEVALSAGRGTRLLLCGAMWVLGITASLPNWLFQRVVVEEGAAGTRACLLLLSPAGTSCYFTLLGALAFLPCVGGLGCSFGHVGWLMRTQPRGPSGESIQEHKENTTLILVVLGVFVLMWGPCSVLGYVAAVDGLPVTPAAFVASSLCTILAYSNCAVSPILCFYLSRPFQAGLRDLFCRLTAASHPEGVGRAGMVLESVQPGQDRAPGGYGVRGGGGAGGGV from the coding sequence ATGGAGCCCAATGCCACCTTCACGGCCACGGGACTCACAGCCACACCCGAGCGATGGCTCCGATTCCTCTTCGCCGGGCTGTGCGGCCTCATCCTGCTGGTGGGGCTGCCGGCCAATGGGCTGATGCTGCTCGTGGCAGGCCGGAACTCAGGCACCTCCCGGCCACTCCACGCCCTGACCAACAGCCTCATGGTGAACATCACACTGTCCGACCTGCTCTTCGTGGCCTGCGTGGTGCCCGTGCTGCTGCTGAGCTTCCTGCGGCGCGACTGGTGGCTGGGCCCTGTCATCTGCACGGCCAGCCAGGCCACCAACAATGCTACCATGTTCTGTACCTTCTACAGCATGGTGGCCACGGCTTTTCTGCGCCACGTGGCCGTGGCCCGGCCTGAGGTGGCCCTCTCTGCCGGCCGGGGCACCCGCCTGCTGCTCTGTGGGGCCATGTGGGTCCTGGGCATCACCGCCTCGTTGCCCAACTGGCTGTTCCAGAGagtggtggtggaggagggggcagcggggACCCGGGCCTGCCTCCTGCTCCTGAGCCCTGCCGGGACCTCCTGCTACTTCACCCTGCTGGGAGCCCTGGCCTTCCTGCCTTGTGTGGGGGGGCTGGGCTGCTCTTTCGGCCACGTGGGCTGGCTCATGCGGACACAGCCTCGTGGTCCCAGTGGGGAGAGCATCCAGGAGCACAAGGAGAACACAACACTCATCCTGGTGGTGCTGGGGGTCTTTGTGCTGATGTGGGGGCCCTGCTCCGTGCTGGGCTATGTGGCAGCTGTGGATGGCCTGCCTGTCACACCAGCGGCTTTTGTGGCATCCAGCCTCTGCACTATCCTGGCCTACTCCAATTGTGCCGTGAGCCCCATCCTTTGCTTCTACCTCTCCCGCCCCTTCCAGGCAGGGCTCAGGGATCTCTTCTGCAGGCTCACAGCCGCCAGCCACCCtgagggtgtgggcagggccgGTATGGTGCTGGAGAGCGTCCAGCCGGGCCAGGACAGGGCCCCAGGAGGCTATGgagtccgggggggggggggggcggggggaggggtctAA